TCAAAATGTTACACCTTCCGTCAAGCGCGTACAGACGAAGATGGAGACTACTTACATGCTCGAATTGAGATCCAGACTCCTGATGGAGCGTATTATTTTTATACACTGGACAATGGAACTTATGTTTCCCGGCATTATCAGCCGCCCAATCAATATGGCATGCAGGACTTGTCCTATTTGGACCTTAGGCGCTGGGAAGCATCAGAGCAGTATTTTGCAAGATTCAAACAATTTATTGCTCAGAAGATATAAGTCTTTCCCTCTGGAAGATTCGAGTATGGAGAAAATATTCTAGGTGCAGCTCTTAGTCTTTAAAAATAACAGTAATTAAAACGCGGCTGTCGGCATGATCGACAGCCGCGTTGTGCTAACTGGCAGATTTGTTGAATCAGGTGTACAACCAGCAAGATCAAGATAATTATTTTGAATGGCTGCCTTTAGCTTGTTATTTGAAAATTCTAGGAACTCTCTGACTCAAGTTACAAGCAACTTCAAATGATATAGTTCCCAACATATCTGCCACATCATCTAATGATATAAAATGATTTCCTTGACCTCCATAAACTACTACCTCATCACCAATATTTACACCCATAATATCAGTTACATCGATCATACAAAAATCCATACATATTCTACCGAAAACAGGAGCCTTTTGTCCGTGAATAAGAACGTAAGCCATACCAGATAATTGTCTCGAATATCCATCCCCATACCCAATTGGAATAGTTGCAATAACTGCTTTACCTCTTTCAATTTTAGTTGCTCCATATGATATACCATACCCTTTCTCAAATGTTTGGATATGGATGACTTTTGTTTTTAACTGCATTACTTGTCTAAGCTTAACCTTTGCCTTATTCACCTCTTTGGATGGATAAAGACCATACATTGAAATTCCGATTCGAACCATATCGTAGGTCATATTTGGATTTTCGATAGTTGCAGCACTATTTGCAATATGAAGTAGGGGAATAGAAACTTTTCGTTGATCCAATTCTTCCAATAAACTTTCCCATCGCTTCTTTTGTTTTTCTGCATACCATTTGTCAGCTTCATCTGCGGTAGCAAAATGTGAGAATACTCCTTCTAGATAGATCCCCTCCAATTTTGAAACGATATCGATAAAATCACTTGCTTCTTCTGCTTGCAGTCCCAATCGTCCCATTCCTGTATCCACCTTGACGTGAACCTTTGCCTTTTTCCCTAAGATCTGCCCAGACTTTGATAAAGATTCTGCATGTTTCATATCAAAAATTGATTGTGTTAAATCCCAATACACAACAAGATTCGATGCTGAAGGAGGTGTATATCCAAGTATAAGTATAGGTGCTTGAATGTCTGATTTTCGTATTTCAATGGCTTCTTCTAAACTAGCCACCGCTAAATAATCCACTCCACTATCAATCGCTTTTTTGGAAACCTCGACAGCACCATGTCCATAACCATTCGCTTTTACTACTGCCATTATTTTTGTTGAGTTAGGTATTATTCTTCGAAATTCACAAATATTATGTGAAATATTACTAAGGCTAATTTCAGCCCATATTGGTCTATACATCATATCTCCTCACTTTGATTTTATATTTTAGCAATCTTCAACAGAGCCTTCCATAAGCTTAAAATAGTTAAATACTGCATTCGCCCCTTGCTAAAATTTTTACATATCTACACCAATCCCAAAAGGTCCACACAATATGTATTTTTACGGTCTTGTGGTAGGGTGTGTAACTATAAAGATTGTCTTTGAATAATTGAAAAATCCGGAGAAGTTATAGGTATGAAAGAGACGATTACTATTTATTCCTTTTGTAAAATGTCAACAACTTAAAGGATTTACGAGAAGATTTAATAAAACATATTTCTCCATTAGGATGGGAGCATATCAACTATTTCCTTAGCGTTGTAATTCGCGTTTTGTTTGTGGTATTCCAATTAAAAAAATAAAGCAGGCTCCTACGGTTAAGGCGCACGCCCTTAACGTAAACCGTAGGCGCGACTAAGCGCACCGTGATAGGTGCCTTTTTTTTGTTTTCTGGATTGTTATCGAAATGAAATTCCGGCGATAGCGATTGTATTTTTCCTTTATGGGAAATTAGTCTATACAGCAGGGCATTTAGATGAATATGCTCTTTGTATCTGTATCCCAACATGAGAAGAGGATGTCAATGTCCATTGGAAAAATGAAGAAGTATAAGGAGATGGTAGTTAACCCTGTCTTACGTCCACATTTGCCCGAAACTTACTGGATGACAGATTCAAGGACATTACGAATGCTGAAAACCTACTCATCTGTTTTCATAAAACCAAATTTCGGGAGTGGAGGCAGCGGAATCATTCGTGTCAAGAGATTGCGTAATGGATATGAGGTTCGTTGCGGTCCAAGTCGAAAGGTCGTTGGAGCTCATTCTGTCTTAAAGTCAATTCATTCATATCGGAAATCAAAGGACCATTATTTAGTGCAGAAAGGCCTGCGAATAGCGGAGTATCAAGGGAAAATCTTTGATATCCGTGTATACCTTCAGAAGCCAGAGGATAAATGGAGGATTTCGGGTATGACAGCCCGTGTAGCCGCACCTCATAAATTTGTGACCAATTATCAAAAAGGAGGACACGCTGAATCCTTGCAAAAGGTTCTTTTAAACCTTTTTCAGAATAACCAGATCAAAGTTGCCAACTGTTTTCGTAAAATAGAACAACTATCCATTACCGTTGCCAACACAGTAAATAAATGGCATTCGATTCATGAACTAGGAGTTGATCTTGCCCTAGACAAGAACGGCCACATGTGGATCATTGAAGCGAACTCACATCCGGGTCATCAATTGTTCACTCAACTTCCTGACCATACAATGATCAAAACCATTATGGATAACAAACGAAGGATCGAAGAAAAAAACAACAAAATTAATTTAAAGGGAAGGAGATAAGTTCAATGAATAAACCTAAGCAGCTTAGACGCTTAATCAGCTCCGGCCAACTAGAATTTATCATGGAGGCCCATAATGGTCTGTCTGCCAAAATTGTAGAGGAGGCAGGATTTGAAGGGATTTGGGCTAGCGGATTATCAATCTCTGCGGCAATGGGAGTAAGAGACAATAACGAAGCCTCCTGGACCCAAGTTCTAGATGTCCTGGAATTCATGAGCGATGCAACGTCCATCCCGATTCTACTGGACGGGGATACTGGATACGGCAACTTCAATAATGCAAGACGATTGGTTAAGAAGCTGGAACAGCGAGATATTGCGGGTGTTTGTATTGAAGATAAGCAATTTCCAAAAATGAACTCCTTCTTAAACGGTCAATTACAGCCGATGGCCGATATCGAAGAATTTTGCGGTAAAATCAAGGCGATGAAAGATACGCAAACCGACGATGATTTTGTAGTTGTAGCCAGAGTAGAAGCTTTTATTACAGGGAGAGGACTTGGAGAGACGCTGCGGCGGGCGGAAGCATACCGGAAGGCAGGCGCCGACGCGGTTCTCATACACAGCAAAAGGCCAGATTTCATGGAGATTGAGGCGTTCATGAAGGAATGGGCGGGAAGATTGCCCGTAGTTATCGTACCTACGAAGTATTATTTGACTCCAACCGTCAAGTTTCGTGAGTCGGGGATTAGTCTTGTGATTTGGGCCAACCATAATTTGCGATCATCCATTGAGGCCATGAAACAAGTATCCCGCAGAATTTATCAGGATGAGAGCCTTGCCCATATCGAAAAGGATGTTGCAACATTAGAGGAAGTTTTCAGGCTTCAAGGAGCAGAAGAGCTAGAAGATGCAGAACAACAATATCTCCCGGTGTCGGAGATCAGATCTAATGAGGGGATATAATGGACACGAAGAAGTTTGGAGAAGAACTCCAAAAATTAGGATTTAATTTTTTCAGCGGTGTACCGTGCTCCTACCTGAAAAATTTAATCAATTACGCCATCAACGAATTCGATTATGTTGCAGCAGCTAACGAAGGAGATGCCGTTGCTATCGCATCTGCTGCTTATGTTGGAGGGCAGAAATCCGCTGTGCTTATGCAAAATTCAGGGCTAACCAACGCCGTTTCACCGCTAACGTCCCTTGTCTACCCTTTTCGTATTCCGCTGCTTGGATTTGTCAGCCTTCGCGGAGAGCCGGGGATTCCTGATGAGCCACAACATGAGCTTATGGGCAGGATCACGACGCAGCTGCTGGAATTGATGAACGTAGAATGGCAATATCTTTCCAAAGATTTGGAGGAGGCCAAAAAACAACTGATTCTGGCCAATGAGCAAATTACCGGAAATCGGCCATTTTTCTTTGTGGTGAAGAAAGGAACCTTTGACAGAGAGCCTTTGAAAAAGCAACAAAACTCCATTCATTCAAATCAGATCATACGGCATGCACATAAGGACAATCAGATGCCTGCGCGGCATGAGGCGTTAGCTGCAATTAATTCGGTGAAAGACGGGGATACGATTCAGCTTGCAACCACAGGCAAAACAGGACGGGAATTGTATGAAATTGAAGATGCAAGCAACAATCTGTACATGGTTGGCTCGATGGGGTGCGTCAGCTCTTTCGGGCTTGGGCTTGCACTGAGTCAGCCTGACAAGAATATTGTCGTGATTGACGGAGACGGTTCTTTATTGATGCGCATGGGAAGCCTTGCGACAAACGGGTATTATAACCCCAACAATATGATTCATATTCTTCTCGATAATAATGCCCACGAATCGACTGGCGGGCAAAGCACGGTATCCCATAATATTGATTTCGTGAATATTGCTGCTTCCTGCGGTTACACGAAGTCGATCCATGTCCATAACCTCGAAGATCTGAAAGTTTGTTTGCAAGAATGGAAAGAGACTAAAGGGCTAACTTTCCTGTATATGAAAATATCCAAGCAATCCAAGGATCAGCTTGCCCGCCCGGGCATAAAACCTCACGAAGTAAAGGAACGCCTACAGCGATTTATCCGAAACGATCACGAAAAGATCAAGGAAGTGGATGGCTCATGAGTTCTACCGTAAAAAGAAATATTTTGCTTACTCCAGGTCCGGCAACGACTACAGAAAGCGTGAAATGGTCACAGGTGGTTCCGGATATATGCCCACGCGAAGCCGAGTTTGGCGAAATCATGGAGCATATTTCTACAGAGCTTACCTGTTTGGTTGCGGATCCGGGTGGCTATCAGACCGTGTTATTTGGCGGATCGGGAACTGCAGCTGTGGAATCGATGATCAGTTCTGTCCCCGGCAATGAAACCATGGTAATTATCAATAATGGCGCTTATGGAAAACGAATGTGCGAAATCGCGGCGGTCTTTGGAATCGATTATTTGGAATTCAAAAGTCCATTTGATGATGCGATTCATTTGGCTGACTTAGAACGTTACATCCAATCTTCTGGTCGAAAGATAACTCATCTTGCCGTCGTGCATCATGAGACAACGACAGGCCTTCTGAACAAGATAAAGGAAATTGGTTTATTATGCAAAAAAAATCATATCGACATGATCGTGGATGCAATGAGTTCGTTTGCTGCCATTCCGATTGACATGAAGGAGATGAACATTTCCTTCTTAGCATCCAGTTCGAACAAGAACCTGCAGGGAATGCCCGGCGTTTCGTTCGTCATCGCGGAGAAAAGTAAGCTAGAGAGTTTGAAGGACAGGAAACCAAGAAGTTATTATTTGAATTTGTACGCTCAATATCGATATTTTGCGGAACATTTGCAGATGCGGTTTACACCACCGGTACAGATATTGTATGCGCTTAGGCAGGCTATCGAGGAATTAAAGCAGGAGAGTGTGGCCAAACGTCATGAAAGATATGTGGCATCCTGGAATACTTTAATCAGCGGTCTAAAAAGGCTGGGCTTAACCTATATTGTCCCCGAAGAGCATCACTCCAAGATGATTACATCCATTCGTGAACCCTATGTAGATTTTGATTTCCAATCCATGCATGATTTTTTCTATAGTAAAGGTGTTATGATTTATCCGGGTAAGCTGGAGGAACTAAAGACGTTCCGAATTGCCAATATCGGGGATATTACGTCCGAAGATATCGAGTTTTTTTTGGAATTGTTTGAAGATTATCTAGGCGGCATATCGAATATGAGAAAGGCGGAGAATCATGAGAACAAGAACAAGAAATAAATGGATTAAATATTTGTTTATGAAAAAAAATGCATCCTTAGCTCCCTACCTGCCGGAAACCAGAAAAATGAGCAATCAAGCCCTTTGGAGCCTGCTTGAGAAACACAGGCATGTCATGGTTAAGCCAGTTTGGGGGAGCCGTGGACGGGGAGTTATCCAAGTCTCGGATTTGGGGAATGACAACTACATCATACATTTCGAGAATATGAGAACGATGAAACGGGGAAAAAAGAATGCCTATCGTTATATCAAAAGTAAAATAGGGTCTTCCGCTTATATGGTTCAACGAAGAATTACCCGTCCTACTATAAATAAACGTCTCTTTGATATGAGAGTCATTGTTCAACGGAAAAGAAATTCATCGGACTGGGTAGTTACGGGAAAGGTAATCAAGGTAGCGGGCAAAGGTTATATTGTTTCCAACAATACGCGGAGTCATGGACAACTGCTTAGGTTTAAGCCGGGTATCCAACGTTCATCTATTAGACATTTGCCTATTACCGAATTGGAAACTCAAATAGATAAGGTTTCACTTCTTTCCGCAGATACATTAAGACCATTGTTCCCTAATCATCGTATTTATGGCTTGGACATTGCAACCGATCGGCAAGGTCATGTTTCCATTATTGAAGCCAACCTTTATCCGGCAATGTCCCATTTCCTTAAACTGAAGGATGGGGTAATGTATCGCCGAATACTCTCTTATAAAAATGAACCACCACTGTTGAGTAACCGAAAAATGATTATAAACAAGCGTTATGTTTCGAATCATTTAGCTGACTCGTCCAATCCCCTCATATTCCATTAACGCAACGGGAAAGGTTGCCCAATCGTTTATAGAGGCTGCACGATTTATTACGCGGCAGCCTCGCTCGATTAGAATAGAAGTAGCAACACAGGAGGAGAGATCATGCGGAGAATTATTGCCATTATCTTGCTAATCGTCGGAGCGTGCTTTCTGATTTTGGATGCCAGACAACAGGTTAACTCAAAGAAAGAACTTGAAGAAACCAATGCGCTGATTACGCAGTCATCAACAACAGTAAATTCGGAAGAAAAACGTACAATAGATGTATCGTACCTCACTCCTACGGTCAGTAGAGCGGAATTCCATCCAAAACAGAACGATCTCATTATGCTTGAATTCCCGCATTCCCTATGGATGGTGAACAAATACTACTGTCGAGATATCAGAATACCGTTTTTTAAAATTTTGACAAACTGTCGGTAGGAGACCGCATTTTGATTAAACTGACATATGTGCCCGTTACTTGAATAATTCATTTCTGAATCTGACCGCGTCTGTTTGGAAAAATCCCCACAAAAAAAGCGCCAGCTCACGATGTTATCATGAAACCGGCGCTTATTCGATCGTTTCTACATATACGTTCAAATGGAGGCTCTGTTAGGAAGCCCCGTTAATTGATGAAATGGAGTTGCTTTAACAAACGTTCCAAGAGCACCGCTGCTTCCATCCGGGTCGTATGCGCCAAGCGTGATCAGCGCTGCGCCAATGTGCCTACTCGCCCCATTGGGCACCTCGGTACTCCGGCTGGTTGCTATTCAGAAAGCGTGTGTCAATTGCGATGAGCCGTTCGCTCTATGCTATCAGCGGTTACTTTGTACAGTTGGTGCGGCAGGTCGTGTCCCATGCCGTCAATCAACATTAGCTCGGCTCCCGGGATGGCAGAAGCCGTATCCTCGCCACATGCCGGGACGAACAAGGGATCGTTCACTCCATGAATGACAAGTGCTGGTACTTTTATGGTTGCCAGCCGCGGACGACGATCACCAGAAACAGCGATCGCAGCAATTTGTCGTCCGACACTGCTTGGATCGTAGGCACGCTGGACTTCCTCCAGAATGAGCGCCCGATAAGCGTCCTCTTCAAACGGAAAGCCACTGCCAGCGATACGCTTGGCAAAAGAAAGGCTGTGCGCCAAAAATCCTGCTTCATCCTCAAATGGATTCGGCGCCGGTTTAGTCATCAATGCCATGACATCCGGGGGAGATTGCGGAAGGTCGGGATTACCTGAACTGGACATAATCGAGGTGAGTGATAACACCCGTTCAGGGTACTCACTGGCTGCAATCTGGGCGATCATTCCGCCCATTGACCTGCCAACGAAATGTGCCTGGTCAATTGAAAGGGCGTCGAGCAGTCCGATAGCGTCGCTTGCCATGTCATCGAGAGTGTAAGGGATGTCCGGTCGCTGTCCCGACATGAGAGCAGTCGCTAGTGCGTCAAAATCCAGCGTCCGATAATGGCTAAAGTGCGTTGAGCAACCTACGTCGCGATTGTCAAAGCGGATCACCCGAAAGCCCCGCGCTGCCAATATTTCGCAAAACGGAACCGTCCATCGGATCATCTGGGTTCCAAGCCCAGCGATTAGGATAATAGCCTCGTCATTTTCGTCACCGAAACTATCATAGGCCAACTCAACACCGTTGACTTTCAGAATGTTCATGATCATGTTCTCCTTCAATTAATGGGGTATCGGAAGTTCTGTATAGGCAGAAGGCGTGAATCTTGATCGCTGCAGTCCGATGTCCGATACCGTTTTTTACGCCTCCACATGCTTTCATTCATAAGTTCCCTTCAGGGAATGCATTAGCGGCTAGTCTTTTGATGTGGTTTCTGATATCAGGTGCCCAGTCATCGATGAAGTGGTAAAAGCGATCCAAATCACCAGCATACAGTGCCCGAAGAGCTTCTTCGTATTGAGGGAAGTTCCCGGCCATAGCTGTCATAAAGTAATGTGTTGCTTCTTGTGACTCTCGGAGATTGCTCTGTTTTTCTCCAGCTCGGCGAGCCTCATCAATAAGTTTTCGTAATGTTACCGACGCCCCTCCAGGTTGAGCCTTGAGCCATTCCCAATGCCGTGGCAATAACGTAACCTCACCGGATACAACCCCCAGCTTGGGTCGACCGACCCGCCGTGTAGGCTGGTGATTCACTTCCGTAACAGGTAAGTCACCAGACGATTCTCCTAATCGTTTAAGCACGTCATCTGTCTTTCCACGAAAATCAACATCTATTTGCTTCCCTGTGGAATCGTCAAATATAAGCAGCTGTGCGAGGTCTCTGTCATCCAGAGCATCCTTCACAGTAGAAACAACATGCTGTAACGAACCACTGGTGACGACTCCCACACCCAAAAATGCTGTGTAGTAAAAGCGCGTTAGGTCATTACTCATGCTGACCTCCTCTCTGAACACCTCACCAATTATACCCGGATAAAATTAAGAAATCAATATTACCCGGGTAAAATATATTTTATCGTTCGGTATGGAGGGAATAAATGCAAAAAACACGACCTAAGAGGAATCGCGCTGTTGAGAATATCGGAAAATAAAAAACGAATATGAGTCAAGTTTTCAAGATTGCTACATGCAGTTTTCAAAAATGATGTTTATGAATTGTCACTAGATCGATGGAGCGGATCCATCGCTTTTGCTATGCTTAAGGGCAGACATGGACTGGAAGCCGCGTTGCGATTGGGCAGGGTAATATATCCGGAAGATTTCCAGATTAATAGCATAAGTCCAAGCAAACATATTAACCAATTCATATACTGTCACTATCTTAAATTGAGGAGAGTGAAAGGGATGGGGTTAATATTTAATCGAAATGTTAGAGTTACTTTTTTCTCGGGTTTTAACTTTACTGGAAGAAGTCTAACATTTAGACGAGGCGTGGCAGTTTCAAATCTGGGATTATTCGGTTTTAACAACATTATTTCCAGTTTTCGGCTAAGAAATGTTGTAATTCCCAGTCAAGTTACGTTAGTACTGTTTTCAGGCCGCAACTTTACAGGGGATTTTCGCATTTTCCGTGGTAGCCAGAACATTTCAGACTTACGAGCTTTTAACTTTAACAATGTAACCTCGTCGTTTATTCTGGTTGGATTCCGGATAACAACTTCTCAGATTCGTACCATTCAACGCACAGGCAGAATGCCAAGCCAAATTTCCAAATTATAGGCTGAAGGGACATTTGCTCTTTTTTCTTCAGATTTTTCTTGAATGAAGGGAAGGATTGAGGCCTTTAGAACTTTTGTCGGCAGCCTCACTAAACCTAACGGGACACGTTAGTTCAATATACTAGTGGCAGTCTAGGACTTTATTTTCCAGTCCAAGACTGCCGCTGATTCATTTTAAAATTTATTTTTCGGTGCATTTGAGAAGAAACTTTGGATGATCGAGATCAAGGACTTTGGATACATTGTGGAGAGCATGTGAGATTTAACTGTGAGCTTATACGTAGTAAGAAGTTTACAGAGGAGAAACATGGCTTCACCTGTTCCATGCAAACTGTCCGGCATTTAAGAAAACTTCATAGTATTAAAAGTTCTATGGTAGGTGATTTGAAGTATTCAAGGGAAGAAGCTTTTTCTTGCAAGGAGTACATTAAACAATCCTTAGATGATGCACTAATGTATCTTTTTGAAAATTATGAACCTATTGCTAAACTAAAGAGACAATTAATAGATGCAAGTAATGAACTTTATGCAAAAATTGAAGAAAGAAAAGAGTACTCACTTATACATTTTGAATTGGGACCTAACCATGTTATGGTAGACCAACAAGGGAAAACATATATCATAGACTTTGAAGGGATGAAGTATTTTGATTTAGAGTATGAATACAGTTTTTTTTAAACTTCGTTATGGCAAATATTATCCTGAGTTGAAGAGCATGTCAATTGATGATAATAGAATGAAATATTATTTACTATACCATCATATTACGGCTATAAAGGGAGCACATCAGCTAATGACACAGGATTACTATGATTTAGAGGATATTAAGGGAATGATACACTATAATAATGAAGCAATCCTTACATATTATTTATAATTAGCTTGATGTTATAAATACAAGTGAAATACACAAGGCGATCCATTACTACAAATGGGTCGTTTTTGAATGGATCGGTATAGTAGAGGAGGGGCTAAAACATGTTAGAGTTGGCAATTTCGGTTACTCATTCTAAGTCTATCTTGAAGCGTTCCGCTCTGGAACAACCTAACTGCAGTAAAAGAAGGACATGCATGTCTACTAAATCTGAAATGGTGAGAGCTATTGACGTTCTCAAAATCTTAATTTTATTTAGGATTTCTCAGTACTACTCCTATATTGGATCTTGGAAAAAATAACTTCACAATTTTGCAGGAATTTTTTAACAGTTGGTTGGAAATAGCAGAGGAGGGTAGTGAAAAAATTTATACACCATCATGGACTGAAATTGAGATTATGAAACAAAGATGTTTACCTAAGGTAGCATTTAAATTGGAATCAACAAATAGTGAATATAATTTAGTTGAGTATTACCATTTAAGTGAAGAAAGAAATCTTGATATCAAAAAACTATCCTGTCCAAATCAGTCGGAGGAAAGCGTACAAAGAATTAAGAATATGAAAAGGTATTTACCTATAGACATAGCAATGTTAATTTATCAAAATCCAACACCAGAAAATAAACTCCTAAAAGAATATGTCGAACGTTATGTTCGAAAATTGAATTTCTAAGATTGACCACTGAATTTCGAATCAGTAGTCTTTTAAATTAACAGTGAAGACGGACGGTTAACGATATATGTTTTTGTCCTCCGACAGGTACTGTCGAGGGACAAAACATAGTCCCATAATAACCCGCGCCCAGCGCGGTTTTTCTTTTTTAAGGGACCAAGTTCTTGTCTTTTTCTCAGGACAAGAACTTGGTCCCATTGCCGAAAATGGACAAGAACTTGGTCTTATAACCGATTTGACTTGAGGCTCTTGAAAGGTGGGGAGTATTTTACGTTTACTTTCAGGCGTTGAAGGTGTGTTGGGTTTGACGCTTACCCAGACTGGGTATACGGCGGTTCAACCGTTTAAGTGCCATTGACGCAAGCGCTCGTGGTGGTGTATTGTCTAGTGACACAAAAGTGGCTACTTTTAATAAAGCTGAGAAGCCTGATACTTCGGGCTTTTTTATTTTAATGTGGCCAAAATTGTGTCATATAAAAATGCATAAAAGTGACCACATTGTAGGATTTTGACACAAAAGTGGCTACATTGTAAGGAGAATATTGCGACATAAGTCCAGATAAATCTAACCATGAATAAATGTCGCTGCTAGTAGCAAAAGCAAGAGTTTAGTCCATCTAAGTTGGGCAACTGTATCACTTGACTTTGTATTGCGATTCTGCTTAAGCGACCGACAAAAAACGAGATCCATATGATTCATTTAGTGGATATCCTGCCAGGTGACTCCAACTGATACTGCGTCCCTTTTTTATATAATTGATGTGACACCGATGTTACAAAAATGTAATATCAATCTAAATAATGTTATATGATTCGATGGTAGAACCATCTAATTTTCTTTTACGATGTACTAAAAGAGAGTGGATGGTGTTGAGTTTGAATATTTCAGAAGTTAATATATCATTATTTAGGTTTGTTAATGACTTAGGAAAAGAATATCCCTTTTTGAATCCCACATTTATTTTTATTGCTGAATATATGGTTTTTTTACTTGCACTGAGTGTTCTTTTTATTTGGTTTACAAGAGATACGGACAATAGAATAATGATTCTTTGTGCATCAATCGCTTTCATTTGTGCCTTTATAATAGGAAAGGTTTCAGGAGTATTTCACTCGAATTATCAACCTTTCGTTGAATTGACTGATGTTAATAAACTGATACAAAAAGAAAAAGACAATTCTTTTCCAAGTGATCATACCATTTTATTCTTCTCATATTGTTTTTCATTCTGGCTCTTTAAGAGAGGCTGGTCAATTTTATGGGTATTGTTAGCTGTTCTTGTGGGAGTCTCCCGTATATGGGTTGGGGTTCATTATCCTTTAGATGTTTTAAC
The window above is part of the Paenibacillus lutimineralis genome. Proteins encoded here:
- the alr gene encoding alanine racemase, with translation MMYRPIWAEISLSNISHNICEFRRIIPNSTKIMAVVKANGYGHGAVEVSKKAIDSGVDYLAVASLEEAIEIRKSDIQAPILILGYTPPSASNLVVYWDLTQSIFDMKHAESLSKSGQILGKKAKVHVKVDTGMGRLGLQAEEASDFIDIVSKLEGIYLEGVFSHFATADEADKWYAEKQKKRWESLLEELDQRKVSIPLLHIANSAATIENPNMTYDMVRIGISMYGLYPSKEVNKAKVKLRQVMQLKTKVIHIQTFEKGYGISYGATKIERGKAVIATIPIGYGDGYSRQLSGMAYVLIHGQKAPVFGRICMDFCMIDVTDIMGVNIGDEVVVYGGQGNHFISLDDVADMLGTISFEVACNLSQRVPRIFK
- a CDS encoding YheC/YheD family protein, whose translation is MSIGKMKKYKEMVVNPVLRPHLPETYWMTDSRTLRMLKTYSSVFIKPNFGSGGSGIIRVKRLRNGYEVRCGPSRKVVGAHSVLKSIHSYRKSKDHYLVQKGLRIAEYQGKIFDIRVYLQKPEDKWRISGMTARVAAPHKFVTNYQKGGHAESLQKVLLNLFQNNQIKVANCFRKIEQLSITVANTVNKWHSIHELGVDLALDKNGHMWIIEANSHPGHQLFTQLPDHTMIKTIMDNKRRIEEKNNKINLKGRR
- the aepX gene encoding phosphoenolpyruvate mutase, with product MNKPKQLRRLISSGQLEFIMEAHNGLSAKIVEEAGFEGIWASGLSISAAMGVRDNNEASWTQVLDVLEFMSDATSIPILLDGDTGYGNFNNARRLVKKLEQRDIAGVCIEDKQFPKMNSFLNGQLQPMADIEEFCGKIKAMKDTQTDDDFVVVARVEAFITGRGLGETLRRAEAYRKAGADAVLIHSKRPDFMEIEAFMKEWAGRLPVVIVPTKYYLTPTVKFRESGISLVIWANHNLRSSIEAMKQVSRRIYQDESLAHIEKDVATLEEVFRLQGAEELEDAEQQYLPVSEIRSNEGI
- the aepY gene encoding phosphonopyruvate decarboxylase — encoded protein: MDTKKFGEELQKLGFNFFSGVPCSYLKNLINYAINEFDYVAAANEGDAVAIASAAYVGGQKSAVLMQNSGLTNAVSPLTSLVYPFRIPLLGFVSLRGEPGIPDEPQHELMGRITTQLLELMNVEWQYLSKDLEEAKKQLILANEQITGNRPFFFVVKKGTFDREPLKKQQNSIHSNQIIRHAHKDNQMPARHEALAAINSVKDGDTIQLATTGKTGRELYEIEDASNNLYMVGSMGCVSSFGLGLALSQPDKNIVVIDGDGSLLMRMGSLATNGYYNPNNMIHILLDNNAHESTGGQSTVSHNIDFVNIAASCGYTKSIHVHNLEDLKVCLQEWKETKGLTFLYMKISKQSKDQLARPGIKPHEVKERLQRFIRNDHEKIKEVDGS
- a CDS encoding 2-aminoethylphosphonate aminotransferase yields the protein MSSTVKRNILLTPGPATTTESVKWSQVVPDICPREAEFGEIMEHISTELTCLVADPGGYQTVLFGGSGTAAVESMISSVPGNETMVIINNGAYGKRMCEIAAVFGIDYLEFKSPFDDAIHLADLERYIQSSGRKITHLAVVHHETTTGLLNKIKEIGLLCKKNHIDMIVDAMSSFAAIPIDMKEMNISFLASSSNKNLQGMPGVSFVIAEKSKLESLKDRKPRSYYLNLYAQYRYFAEHLQMRFTPPVQILYALRQAIEELKQESVAKRHERYVASWNTLISGLKRLGLTYIVPEEHHSKMITSIREPYVDFDFQSMHDFFYSKGVMIYPGKLEELKTFRIANIGDITSEDIEFFLELFEDYLGGISNMRKAENHENKNKK
- a CDS encoding YheC/YheD family protein is translated as MRTRTRNKWIKYLFMKKNASLAPYLPETRKMSNQALWSLLEKHRHVMVKPVWGSRGRGVIQVSDLGNDNYIIHFENMRTMKRGKKNAYRYIKSKIGSSAYMVQRRITRPTINKRLFDMRVIVQRKRNSSDWVVTGKVIKVAGKGYIVSNNTRSHGQLLRFKPGIQRSSIRHLPITELETQIDKVSLLSADTLRPLFPNHRIYGLDIATDRQGHVSIIEANLYPAMSHFLKLKDGVMYRRILSYKNEPPLLSNRKMIINKRYVSNHLADSSNPLIFH
- a CDS encoding alpha/beta fold hydrolase, giving the protein MNILKVNGVELAYDSFGDENDEAIILIAGLGTQMIRWTVPFCEILAARGFRVIRFDNRDVGCSTHFSHYRTLDFDALATALMSGQRPDIPYTLDDMASDAIGLLDALSIDQAHFVGRSMGGMIAQIAASEYPERVLSLTSIMSSSGNPDLPQSPPDVMALMTKPAPNPFEDEAGFLAHSLSFAKRIAGSGFPFEEDAYRALILEEVQRAYDPSSVGRQIAAIAVSGDRRPRLATIKVPALVIHGVNDPLFVPACGEDTASAIPGAELMLIDGMGHDLPHQLYKVTADSIERTAHRN
- a CDS encoding DUF2239 family protein; its protein translation is MSNDLTRFYYTAFLGVGVVTSGSLQHVVSTVKDALDDRDLAQLLIFDDSTGKQIDVDFRGKTDDVLKRLGESSGDLPVTEVNHQPTRRVGRPKLGVVSGEVTLLPRHWEWLKAQPGGASVTLRKLIDEARRAGEKQSNLRESQEATHYFMTAMAGNFPQYEEALRALYAGDLDRFYHFIDDWAPDIRNHIKRLAANAFPEGNL
- a CDS encoding phosphotransferase gives rise to the protein MVGDLKYSREEAFSCKEYIKQSLDDALMYLFENYEPIAKLKRQLIDASNELYAKIEERKEYSLIHFELGPNHVMVDQQGKTYIIDFEGMKYFDLEYEYSFF